A part of Pseudomonadota bacterium genomic DNA contains:
- a CDS encoding glycosyltransferase yields MFDVLRCLADLYFVGSGQGSNAFANRFGVHVTPSYDHAALPEILTSIRPDVALLLSAVPETFSFTLSELWAHNVPVVATQVGSFAERITPELDGFLVGGADEAIADQIVELDAHRCRLRRVADYLASRGVRDVGAEIDDYYKLQSGFADALERRIESRLASERR; encoded by the coding sequence ATCTTCGACGTACTCCGCTGCCTCGCGGACCTCTATTTCGTCGGCAGCGGACAGGGAAGCAACGCATTTGCGAATCGTTTCGGAGTGCATGTGACCCCGTCCTACGACCACGCCGCCCTGCCCGAGATCCTTACCTCGATCCGTCCAGACGTGGCGCTACTTCTGTCCGCGGTACCCGAGACTTTTTCCTTCACGCTATCGGAACTCTGGGCCCACAACGTCCCCGTGGTGGCGACCCAAGTGGGGAGCTTCGCCGAACGGATCACACCGGAGCTCGACGGCTTCCTCGTCGGGGGAGCGGACGAAGCGATCGCGGACCAGATCGTGGAGCTCGATGCCCACCGCTGCCGGCTGCGTCGGGTCGCCGACTACTTGGCCTCGCGCGGCGTTCGAGACGTCGGCGCGGAGATCGACGACTACTACAAGCTCCAATCGGGGTTCGCGGACGCGCTGGAGCGTCGGATCGAGAGTCGACTCGCTTCTGAACGACGCTGA